One Solanum lycopersicum chromosome 4, SLM_r2.1 DNA window includes the following coding sequences:
- the LOC138348230 gene encoding uncharacterized protein has product MTMDAAGVVGASADIDVVRLSAICKRSVNFNSTVDLASLHFIGKFRMVRTRATTAPAATTERQETTEPATGAVARGRATARGRGRGRGRMSSRGRGQAPSPSDTRAVTPPPTEEVIREGEEWENEQGQNEEMPPQPTPEMINQVLAYLSGLSDQGQAPPVVSAPTPPVSEVRHAATMAPRMDASLGIGTFPRLTTGPIMTNDQHELFSKFLKLKPPVFKGAESEDAYDFLVDCHELLHKMGIVERFGVEFVSYQFQGNAKTWWRSHVECQPTEAPPMTWESFSTLFMEKYIPRTLRDRKRDEFLSLEQGRMTVNAYEAKFRALSRYATQLCFSPQERIRRFVKGLRSELRISALQVAATATSF; this is encoded by the exons caaacgttccgtcaacttcaactcaacagtagatctagccagtcttcacttCATCggaaaattcagg atggttagaactagagcaacgaccgCACCAGCAGCAACAACGGAAAGACAAGAAAcgactgagccagccactggggctgtagctcgaggaagagcaacggcaagaggccgtgggagaggtcgtgggaggatgtcctctagaggaagaggacaagcacctagcccatctgatactagggcggtgactcctccaccgaccgaggaggtgataagagagggggaggaatgggagaatgaacaagggcagaatgaggaaatgccaccccaacctaccccagagatgatcaaccaggtacttgcttatcttagtgggttatccgatcagggtcaggcacctccagtggtttctgcaccaacacctccggtttcagaggtacgacatgcggctactatggctccccgcatggatgcatcattgggaataggcacatttccacgtctgactactgggcctattatgacaaatgatcagcatgaacttttcagtaagttcttgaaattgaaacctccagtctttaaGGGCGCAGAAtcagaggatgcctacgattttctagttgattgtcatgagctactacacaagatgggtatagtagaacggtttggcgTTGAGTTCGTGAgctatcagtttcaagggaacgccaaaacgtggtggcggtcacatgttgagtgtcaaccaacagaggcaccacctatgacttgggaaTCATTCTCTACcctgtttatggagaagtatatcccaaGGACTTTGAGAGATAGAAAAAGGGACGAGTTCTTGAGTCTAGAGCAAGGGAGGATGACAGTTAACGCGTATGAGGCTAAATTtcgcgcactatccagatacgccacccaactttgtttcagtccacaagaacggattcgccgttttgtgaaggggttgaggtcagagttgcggatttcagccttacaggtagcggctacggcaacaTCCTTctaa